Proteins encoded in a region of the Eulemur rufifrons isolate Redbay chromosome 15, OSU_ERuf_1, whole genome shotgun sequence genome:
- the PLN gene encoding cardiac phospholamban, with protein sequence MEKVQYLTRSAIRRASNIEMPQQARQNFQNLFINFCLILICLLLICIIVMLL encoded by the coding sequence ATGGAGAAAGTCCAATACCTCACTCGCTCTGCTATAAGAAGAGCCTCAAACATTGAAATGCCTCAACAAGCACGTCAAAATTTCCAGAACCTATTTATCAATTTCTGTCTCATTTTAATATGCCTCTTGCTGATCTGCATCATCGTGATGCTTCTCTGA